In Amycolatopsis jiangsuensis, the following proteins share a genomic window:
- a CDS encoding acyl-CoA dehydrogenase family protein: protein MTLDPFATPERRELRATVRRFAEKEVLPHLDEWERAGELPRDLHRKAGDLGLLGVSFPEPVGGGGGDYLDALVVAEELHYAGGSGGLFASLFTCGIAVPHVAEAGDPVQIERWVRPTLAGDKIGALAVTEPDGGSDVAGIRTTAVREGDEYVVNGAKTFITSGCRADFVTTAVRTGEPGAHGISLLVVERGTPGFTVSRKLEKMGWAASDTAELSYVDARVPVENLVGAENSGFAQVATQFVTERLSLAVQAYAHAQRALELTLEWCRMRETFGRPLISRQLVQHKLTEMARKVDVARTYTRQTAVRHVAGEEVIAEACFAKNTAVEAAERVVNEAVQLHGGLGYMRESEVERHYRDVRILGIGGGTTEILTGLAAKRLGYTA, encoded by the coding sequence GTGACCCTGGATCCCTTCGCGACACCCGAACGCCGGGAGCTGCGCGCGACGGTACGGCGGTTCGCGGAGAAGGAAGTCCTGCCGCACCTCGACGAGTGGGAGCGTGCCGGGGAGCTGCCCCGCGACCTGCACCGCAAGGCCGGTGACCTGGGACTGCTCGGCGTCTCGTTCCCGGAGCCAGTGGGCGGTGGTGGCGGCGACTACCTCGACGCGCTGGTGGTCGCCGAGGAACTGCACTACGCGGGTGGATCCGGTGGCCTTTTCGCGTCGTTGTTCACCTGCGGGATCGCCGTACCGCACGTCGCCGAGGCCGGCGACCCGGTGCAGATCGAGCGCTGGGTGCGGCCGACGCTCGCCGGGGACAAGATCGGCGCGCTCGCGGTGACCGAGCCGGACGGTGGCTCCGACGTCGCCGGGATTCGTACCACCGCGGTCCGGGAAGGCGACGAATATGTTGTCAACGGGGCCAAGACGTTCATCACGTCCGGCTGCCGTGCGGACTTCGTGACCACGGCGGTGCGTACTGGCGAGCCGGGTGCGCACGGGATCTCGTTGCTCGTCGTCGAACGTGGTACGCCCGGGTTCACCGTGTCACGCAAGCTGGAGAAGATGGGCTGGGCCGCTTCCGACACCGCCGAGTTGTCCTATGTGGACGCACGCGTGCCGGTGGAGAATTTGGTCGGCGCGGAGAACAGCGGATTCGCGCAGGTCGCCACCCAGTTCGTCACGGAGCGGCTGTCACTGGCCGTGCAGGCTTATGCGCACGCACAGCGCGCGCTCGAGCTCACGCTGGAGTGGTGCCGGATGCGCGAGACTTTCGGCCGTCCGCTGATTTCCCGGCAGCTCGTGCAGCACAAGCTCACCGAAATGGCCCGCAAGGTCGACGTCGCACGCACCTACACCCGGCAGACCGCGGTCCGGCACGTCGCCGGCGAAGAGGTGATCGCCGAGGCCTGTTTCGCCAAGAACACCGCTGTCGAGGCCGCCGAACGGGTCGTGAACGAAGCCGTGCAGCTGCACGGCGGTCTCGGCTACATGCGCGAGTCCGAGGTGGAACGTCATTACCGTGACGTACGCATCCTCGGGATCGGCGGCGGCACCACCGAAATCCTCACCGGCCTGGCCGCGAAGCGATTGGGATACACCGCATGA